In Paraflavitalea devenefica, a single window of DNA contains:
- a CDS encoding carboxylesterase family protein, protein MKRIVVTYVILCCLLASLPVFSQEVYFKQGLIANLPSRYGREAVYSDELAYRLYTGTLKTPVAGDTIGRNERGQAIVWQPVEADSINRLRLRSGAGRGGAPAGPGVTPGAIRGGLGAGGSYIYLTYTSPKAQTALLNIKGNSGVFVNGEQHTGDPYSIGFLYIPIQLKKGLNEFYVRGASAVASLLFPEKPVTLNTEDLTLPFVVPGLQAGVLQGAVVVLNTSTKELKNLLIKATLQGKQVSIGVPAIPAMSSRKIPFSFDGSSINAKGKYECTLTILDKGKTLDEKKINIEAVMPAEQYNSTFTSAIDGSLQYYSVTPQSAPHTSNSALFLSVHGAGVEAIGQARAYKPKDWGTLVAATNRRPRGFNWEDWGRLDAMEVLNIAKTTFKPNPHNIYLTGHSMGGHGTWFLGATYPDQWAAIAPCAGYPTMKGYGSADGLIPDSSSNPLEQLLLRAGNQSDVPKLATNYKAHGVYIFHGDDDRTVSVNYARQMRKLLGDFHADLSYYEYPGGSHWFGDHSVDWKPLFDFFQWHHRLPDSSVNTIDFSTASPGISASFRWATILQQMHPLQYSRMQLRRDRAAGSISGTTNNIRLLKFHLSDFPSGAALKVTLDGGNPISYTTQSNKDSLLLLKEGTQWVISQQPDARQKGPHRYGTFKEAFNHNMILVYGTTGNKEENTWSRSKALFDAETWYYRGNGAVDIVADKEYTPEKYKDRGVILYGNKTTNSVWNLLLNDCPIQVERNKITAGNKTLTGDQLGAYIVWPIQYSSIASVAAVTGSGIKGMQAASANQYYAGASGFPDFMIFELDMLHSGAGALKMAGFYDHNWQLKE, encoded by the coding sequence ATGAAGCGAATAGTAGTAACGTACGTCATCCTGTGTTGCCTCCTGGCATCACTGCCTGTTTTTTCGCAGGAAGTCTACTTCAAACAAGGCCTCATCGCCAACCTGCCCAGCCGCTATGGCCGGGAAGCCGTATACAGTGATGAACTGGCCTATCGCCTTTATACCGGCACCTTAAAAACACCGGTAGCCGGTGATACCATTGGCAGGAATGAAAGAGGGCAGGCCATTGTATGGCAACCCGTTGAGGCCGACAGTATTAATCGCCTCCGCCTGCGTAGTGGCGCCGGAAGGGGCGGAGCGCCCGCAGGTCCCGGTGTTACACCCGGTGCTATCCGGGGCGGACTGGGTGCCGGTGGCAGCTATATCTACCTTACTTATACTTCGCCCAAAGCACAGACAGCCTTGCTCAACATCAAGGGCAACAGTGGCGTATTTGTAAATGGAGAACAACATACAGGCGATCCTTATAGCATAGGTTTCTTATATATTCCCATCCAACTCAAAAAGGGGCTCAATGAGTTTTATGTACGGGGAGCTTCGGCCGTAGCCAGTCTCCTCTTCCCGGAAAAGCCGGTAACGTTGAATACAGAAGACCTTACGTTGCCCTTTGTGGTGCCAGGTCTGCAGGCAGGTGTTTTACAAGGAGCAGTAGTAGTGCTGAATACCAGTACGAAAGAGTTGAAAAATTTACTCATTAAAGCCACTTTGCAAGGCAAGCAGGTTTCTATTGGCGTGCCCGCCATTCCTGCCATGTCATCCCGCAAGATCCCTTTCAGCTTTGATGGCAGCAGCATTAACGCCAAAGGCAAATATGAATGCACCCTTACCATACTGGATAAAGGGAAAACACTGGATGAAAAGAAAATCAATATTGAAGCCGTAATGCCGGCCGAACAATACAACAGCACATTTACCAGCGCTATTGATGGCAGCCTGCAATACTATTCCGTTACCCCACAGTCTGCTCCCCACACCAGCAACAGCGCTTTATTCTTATCCGTACACGGCGCCGGCGTAGAAGCCATCGGCCAGGCCAGGGCCTACAAGCCCAAAGACTGGGGTACGCTCGTGGCAGCCACCAACCGCAGACCACGCGGCTTTAACTGGGAAGACTGGGGACGCCTGGATGCGATGGAAGTATTGAACATTGCCAAGACAACCTTCAAACCCAATCCGCACAACATTTACCTCACCGGTCACTCCATGGGTGGTCACGGCACCTGGTTCCTCGGTGCAACCTATCCCGATCAGTGGGCCGCTATTGCACCCTGTGCCGGCTATCCCACTATGAAGGGGTATGGATCGGCCGACGGACTGATACCCGACAGCAGCAGCAATCCGTTGGAACAACTCCTGCTGCGTGCCGGCAATCAGAGCGATGTACCCAAACTGGCCACCAATTACAAGGCGCATGGCGTGTATATCTTTCATGGTGATGATGACAGAACGGTATCTGTCAACTACGCCCGGCAGATGCGCAAGCTACTGGGTGATTTTCATGCCGATCTTAGCTATTACGAATACCCCGGCGGTAGTCACTGGTTTGGCGACCACAGTGTAGACTGGAAACCCTTGTTCGATTTCTTTCAGTGGCATCACCGCCTGCCCGACAGCAGTGTCAACACCATTGACTTCAGTACAGCCAGTCCGGGTATTTCTGCCTCTTTCCGCTGGGCTACGATCCTGCAGCAAATGCATCCCCTGCAATACAGCCGTATGCAGCTTCGCAGGGATAGAGCCGCCGGCAGCATCAGTGGCACTACCAATAACATTCGCCTGCTGAAATTTCACCTTAGTGACTTCCCATCCGGCGCTGCACTCAAAGTGACCCTCGATGGAGGCAATCCTATCAGTTATACCACCCAAAGCAATAAAGACAGCTTATTGTTATTGAAAGAAGGCACGCAATGGGTAATCTCTCAACAACCCGATGCCCGGCAGAAAGGCCCGCATCGCTACGGCACCTTTAAGGAGGCTTTTAATCACAACATGATACTGGTATATGGTACCACTGGCAATAAAGAAGAGAACACCTGGAGCCGGAGCAAAGCCCTCTTTGATGCGGAGACCTGGTACTATCGTGGCAATGGGGCTGTAGATATAGTAGCTGATAAAGAATATACGCCTGAAAAGTATAAAGACCGCGGCGTCATCCTCTATGGTAATAAAACCACCAACAGCGTCTGGAACTTATTATTAAATGATTGTCCCATACAGGTGGAGCGCAACAAAATAACAGCAGGCAACAAAACATTGACCGGCGATCAACTGGGCGCTTACATCGTATGGCCCATTCAATATTCTTCTATTGCTTCGGTAGCGGCCGTAACCGGCAGTGGTATCAAAGGCATGCAGGCGGCATCTGCCAATCAATACTATGCAGGCGCCAGTGGCTTCCCCGATTTCATGATCTTTGAACTGGACATGCTGCACAGCGGCGCCGGAGCCCTGAAGATGGCCGGTTTTTATGATCATAACTGGCAATTAAAGGAGTAA
- a CDS encoding DoxX family protein: MNLLQRIEHWGDTHHPKWIDLIRVVFGIFLCYKGIDFLSHMSLELDRLANAIPSPSFALLVIGHYVVFAHMLGGFLLAIGLATRLACLIQIPILLGAIIFVNSSDGLWTPYSELALSILVLLLLIYFLIVGNGRWSFDNMVKDK; the protein is encoded by the coding sequence ATGAATCTTCTGCAACGCATTGAACATTGGGGTGATACACATCATCCGAAATGGATAGACCTCATACGGGTTGTTTTTGGCATTTTTCTGTGCTATAAAGGAATTGATTTTCTTTCCCACATGAGCCTGGAGTTGGATAGATTGGCCAACGCAATACCAAGTCCCTCTTTTGCATTACTGGTAATTGGTCACTATGTTGTATTTGCACACATGCTGGGTGGCTTTTTGCTGGCGATAGGCCTGGCCACACGGCTCGCCTGTCTTATACAGATACCTATACTGCTGGGCGCTATCATCTTTGTCAATTCATCTGATGGGTTATGGACACCCTATTCCGAATTGGCCCTTTCCATCCTCGTATTGCTTTTGCTTATTTACTTCTTAATTGTCGGCAATGGCCGCTGGTCGTTTGATAACATGGTGAAGGATAAGTAA